One region of Oryza sativa Japonica Group chromosome 5, ASM3414082v1 genomic DNA includes:
- the LOC4337855 gene encoding uncharacterized protein isoform X1, whose amino-acid sequence MDAAVVAIAGDGDADAGHRRPLLASADDDDEIRPYPASSPSPQHPAGAERKPRRVASLDVFRGLTVAMMILVDDAGGAWPGMNHSPWLGVTVADFVMPAFLFIIGVSAALVFKKTPNKTVATKKAAIRAIKLFILGVILQGGYIHGRHNLTYGIDLDHIRWLGVLQRIAIGYFLAAISEIWLVNNISVDSAISFVKKYFMEWIVAVMISALYVGLLLGLYVSNWEFKVQTSNSILTIPTPGNEIGMKMIQCGVRGSLGPPCNAVGFVDRVLLGENHLYKNPVYKRTKECSVNSPDYGPLPPNAPDWCLAPFDPEGLLSTLMAAVTCFVGLHFGHVLVHCKDHSPRMLLWLLASTVLTVSGFLLQLLGMPFSKPLYTVSYMLLTGGVSGFLLLLLYYIVDVINIKKPFILFQWMGMNALIVYVLAACEIFPTLVQGFYWRSPENNLVDLTESLLQTIFHSKRWGTLAFVVLEIIFWCLAACFLHMKGIYLKL is encoded by the exons atggacgccgccgtcgtcgccatcgccggcgacggggacgccgacgccggccaccgccgtcctctcctcgcctccgccgacgacgacgacgagatccGCCCCTACCCCGCATCATCCCCTTCGCCGCAGCACCCGGCGGGGGCTGAGCGGAAGCCGCGGCGGGTCGCCTCGCTCGACGTGTTCCGCGGCCTCACCGTCGCC ATGATGATACTGgtggacgacgccggcggggCGTGGCCGGGGATGAACCACTCGCCGTGGCTCGGGGTGACGGTGGCCGACTTCGTCATGCCCGCCTTCCTCTTCATCATCGGcgtctccgccgccctcgtctTCAAG AAAACACCAAACAAAACAGTGGCAACTAAGAAGGCTGCAATCAGGGCCATCAAACTTTTCATCTTGGGTGTAATTTTGCAAG GAGGATATATTCATGGCAGACACAATTTAACTTATGGCATTGATTTGGATCATATTCGATGGCTAGGTGTGCTGCAG AGGATAGCTATTGGATACTTTCTAGCGGCAATTTCAGAGATTTGGCTTGTCAACAATATTTCAGTGGATTCAGCTATATCATTTGTGAAGAAATACTTCATGGAGTG GATCGTGGCCGTAATGATTTCAGCACTTTATGTTGGCTTGCTACTCGGCCTTTATGTTTCAAATTGGGAATTTAAAGTTCAAACTAGCAATTCAATCCTTACAATTCCAACTCCGGGCAACGAAATTGGAATGAAAATG ATCCAGTGTGGAGTTAGAGGTAGTCTTGGGCCACCTTGCAATGCAGTTGGATTTGTAGATCGAGTTTTACTTGGTGAAAATCACCTGTACAAGAACCCAGTCTATAAAAGGACTAAG GAATGCAGTGTTAACTCTCCTGATTATGGACCACTTCCTCCAAATGCACCAGACTGGTGCCTGGCTCCATTTGATCCCGAGGGTTTGCTAAG TACATTGATGGCTGCAGTGACTTGCTTTGTTGGATTGCATTTTGGACATGTTTTGGTTCATTGCAAG GATCATTCACCTCGAATGCTATTATGGCTACTAGCTTCCACTGTGTTAACAGTCTCAGGATTTCTACTTCAGTTATTAG GCATGCCTTTCAGCAAGCCTTTGTACACGGTGAGCTACATGCTACTAACCGGTGGGGTATCTGGATTCCTGCTGTTGTTGCTATACTACATT GTTGATGTCATCAATATCAAGAAGCCGTTCATCCTATTCCAGTGGATGGGCATGAACGCGCTTATAGTGTATGTTCTTGCTGCTTGTGAGATCTTCCCTACACTTGTGCAAGGGTTCTATTGGAGATCACCTGAAAACAACCTG GTGGATTTGACTGAATCTCTGCTTCAGACAATCTTCCACTCCAAACGCTGGGGAACCTTGGCGTTCGTCGTCTTGGAGATCATCTTCTGGTGCCTGGCTGCTTGTTTCCTCCACATGAAAGGCATATACTTGAAACTGTAG
- the LOC4337855 gene encoding uncharacterized protein isoform X2, which yields MDAAVVAIAGDGDADAGHRRPLLASADDDDEIRPYPASSPSPQHPAGAERKPRRVASLDVFRGLTVAMMILVDDAGGAWPGMNHSPWLGVTVADFVMPAFLFIIGVSAALVFKRIAIGYFLAAISEIWLVNNISVDSAISFVKKYFMEWIVAVMISALYVGLLLGLYVSNWEFKVQTSNSILTIPTPGNEIGMKMIQCGVRGSLGPPCNAVGFVDRVLLGENHLYKNPVYKRTKECSVNSPDYGPLPPNAPDWCLAPFDPEGLLSTLMAAVTCFVGLHFGHVLVHCKDHSPRMLLWLLASTVLTVSGFLLQLLGMPFSKPLYTVSYMLLTGGVSGFLLLLLYYIVDVINIKKPFILFQWMGMNALIVYVLAACEIFPTLVQGFYWRSPENNLVDLTESLLQTIFHSKRWGTLAFVVLEIIFWCLAACFLHMKGIYLKL from the exons atggacgccgccgtcgtcgccatcgccggcgacggggacgccgacgccggccaccgccgtcctctcctcgcctccgccgacgacgacgacgagatccGCCCCTACCCCGCATCATCCCCTTCGCCGCAGCACCCGGCGGGGGCTGAGCGGAAGCCGCGGCGGGTCGCCTCGCTCGACGTGTTCCGCGGCCTCACCGTCGCC ATGATGATACTGgtggacgacgccggcggggCGTGGCCGGGGATGAACCACTCGCCGTGGCTCGGGGTGACGGTGGCCGACTTCGTCATGCCCGCCTTCCTCTTCATCATCGGcgtctccgccgccctcgtctTCAAG AGGATAGCTATTGGATACTTTCTAGCGGCAATTTCAGAGATTTGGCTTGTCAACAATATTTCAGTGGATTCAGCTATATCATTTGTGAAGAAATACTTCATGGAGTG GATCGTGGCCGTAATGATTTCAGCACTTTATGTTGGCTTGCTACTCGGCCTTTATGTTTCAAATTGGGAATTTAAAGTTCAAACTAGCAATTCAATCCTTACAATTCCAACTCCGGGCAACGAAATTGGAATGAAAATG ATCCAGTGTGGAGTTAGAGGTAGTCTTGGGCCACCTTGCAATGCAGTTGGATTTGTAGATCGAGTTTTACTTGGTGAAAATCACCTGTACAAGAACCCAGTCTATAAAAGGACTAAG GAATGCAGTGTTAACTCTCCTGATTATGGACCACTTCCTCCAAATGCACCAGACTGGTGCCTGGCTCCATTTGATCCCGAGGGTTTGCTAAG TACATTGATGGCTGCAGTGACTTGCTTTGTTGGATTGCATTTTGGACATGTTTTGGTTCATTGCAAG GATCATTCACCTCGAATGCTATTATGGCTACTAGCTTCCACTGTGTTAACAGTCTCAGGATTTCTACTTCAGTTATTAG GCATGCCTTTCAGCAAGCCTTTGTACACGGTGAGCTACATGCTACTAACCGGTGGGGTATCTGGATTCCTGCTGTTGTTGCTATACTACATT GTTGATGTCATCAATATCAAGAAGCCGTTCATCCTATTCCAGTGGATGGGCATGAACGCGCTTATAGTGTATGTTCTTGCTGCTTGTGAGATCTTCCCTACACTTGTGCAAGGGTTCTATTGGAGATCACCTGAAAACAACCTG GTGGATTTGACTGAATCTCTGCTTCAGACAATCTTCCACTCCAAACGCTGGGGAACCTTGGCGTTCGTCGTCTTGGAGATCATCTTCTGGTGCCTGGCTGCTTGTTTCCTCCACATGAAAGGCATATACTTGAAACTGTAG